From one Treponema denticola genomic stretch:
- a CDS encoding ClC family H(+)/Cl(-) exchange transporter gives MTGKGLIYIISKMKYTGLNTKKILENWYGNHLIIAGESFIVGILTGLAITAFRKSIDFLSSLRIDVYDKTVSGQFGTVFGFGILILTVIILGLFMGLIIKKYPMIKGSGVSQIKGKFMKKLDMSPWPELPLKFLGGVLNISAGLSVGREGPSVQIGAYIGSAFEKIGKTSHIERVCLVTSGAAAGLAATFGAPFAGIVFAIEDLHQYLSPLLLTCVMLGAFAGDLATSLFFKQGAIFDFHGLQLFPIKYFGWLILMGAAAALIGHLFKKSIYTSQKMYRKLKIPPQFSPLVPYLISVPVCIFLPLAASGGDHLIEAIAEHSFPLSMLVLILAAKIIFTGLSAGSGAIGGIFVPLLSCGALTGIIFSNILVYFNLIEAQYAVNLMVFAMAAFFTTVIKAPITAIVLLAETSGDLFHLGGLVLTTAAAYITANIIKSPPNDEVLLKQILDSEDFANKKEKAEDHGKQVFEVCVSPESFLDGKKIMDIQWPDDCLIVSIARGEEEIIPDGSTVISAGDRLVVLTHGHHVESHLEQIAEMAQVTE, from the coding sequence TTGACAGGCAAAGGGCTTATTTATATAATATCAAAGATGAAATACACAGGTTTAAACACAAAGAAAATTCTTGAAAATTGGTACGGCAATCATCTTATTATTGCCGGAGAAAGTTTTATAGTGGGAATCCTCACAGGACTTGCAATTACGGCATTTAGAAAATCCATCGATTTTCTTTCAAGCTTGCGAATTGATGTTTATGATAAGACAGTAAGCGGACAGTTCGGTACGGTCTTCGGCTTTGGCATTTTAATTTTGACTGTAATTATTTTAGGCTTATTTATGGGCCTTATCATCAAAAAATATCCTATGATAAAGGGGAGCGGGGTTTCACAAATCAAGGGTAAATTTATGAAAAAGCTCGATATGAGTCCATGGCCTGAATTACCATTGAAATTTTTAGGCGGTGTTTTAAACATAAGTGCAGGCCTTTCAGTCGGACGGGAAGGCCCCTCCGTTCAAATCGGAGCGTATATAGGAAGCGCCTTTGAAAAAATCGGCAAGACTTCCCATATTGAAAGAGTCTGCCTTGTAACGAGCGGCGCTGCAGCAGGGCTTGCCGCAACTTTCGGAGCTCCCTTTGCAGGAATCGTCTTTGCTATAGAAGACCTGCATCAATATCTAAGCCCACTCCTTTTAACCTGCGTAATGCTTGGAGCCTTTGCAGGCGACCTTGCAACTTCCTTATTTTTTAAGCAGGGAGCTATTTTTGATTTTCACGGTCTTCAACTTTTCCCTATAAAATATTTCGGCTGGCTAATTTTGATGGGGGCCGCGGCAGCTCTGATCGGACATCTTTTTAAAAAATCGATTTATACATCTCAAAAGATGTACAGAAAATTAAAGATTCCGCCCCAATTTTCGCCATTGGTTCCGTATCTTATTTCGGTACCTGTCTGTATTTTTTTGCCCCTTGCGGCAAGCGGAGGAGACCATCTGATTGAAGCCATTGCAGAACACAGCTTTCCGCTTTCCATGCTCGTTCTGATTCTTGCGGCAAAGATAATTTTTACAGGCCTTTCGGCAGGCTCCGGAGCCATAGGCGGCATATTTGTTCCACTTCTTTCATGCGGAGCCTTGACGGGAATTATATTTTCGAACATCTTGGTTTATTTTAATTTAATTGAAGCTCAATATGCCGTAAACCTGATGGTCTTTGCGATGGCCGCCTTTTTTACTACCGTAATAAAGGCTCCGATTACGGCCATAGTTCTTCTTGCAGAAACAAGCGGAGACCTTTTCCATTTGGGAGGCTTGGTGCTGACCACGGCAGCTGCATACATTACGGCAAACATAATAAAGTCGCCGCCGAATGACGAGGTTCTTTTAAAACAGATTTTAGACAGTGAAGATTTTGCAAATAAAAAAGAAAAAGCAGAAGATCACGGAAAGCAGGTTTTTGAAGTTTGCGTTTCTCCCGAATCTTTTTTGGACGGAAAGAAAATTATGGACATTCAATGGCCTGATGACTGTTTAATCGTAAGCATTGCGAGGGGCGAAGAAGAAATCATCCCCGACGGAAGTACTGTTATTTCGGCAGGCGACAGGCTGGTAGTCTTAACACACGGACATCATGTAGAATCCCATTTGGAGCAAATCGCAGAGATGGCTCAAGTGACAGAGTAA
- a CDS encoding class I SAM-dependent methyltransferase, whose translation MNNYIKLNEDRWNNVKNDYTEPLTHEELEEVRNNSISVALTVGKKVPKEWFEKANGKKILGLACGGGQQGPVFAIKDYDVTIMDFSKSQLQRDDMVAKREGLKINTVQGDMTKPFPFENETFDIIFNPVSNVYIEDLENMYKEASRVLKKGGLLMVGFMNPWIYMYDADIVWDKPDEELLLKFSIPFNSKELEEEGKITINPEYGYEFSHTLETQIRGQLKNGLAMIDFYESCDKRHRLSRYGNDYIATLCIKL comes from the coding sequence ATGAACAATTATATAAAATTAAATGAAGATAGATGGAATAATGTAAAAAATGACTATACTGAGCCATTGACACATGAAGAATTAGAAGAAGTTAGAAATAATTCAATTTCTGTTGCATTAACTGTTGGGAAAAAAGTTCCGAAAGAATGGTTTGAAAAAGCCAACGGAAAAAAGATATTAGGTTTAGCTTGTGGTGGTGGACAGCAGGGTCCGGTTTTTGCTATAAAAGATTATGATGTAACCATAATGGATTTTTCTAAATCACAATTACAAAGAGATGATATGGTTGCTAAAAGAGAAGGCTTAAAAATCAATACAGTTCAAGGCGATATGACAAAACCATTTCCATTTGAAAATGAAACTTTTGATATTATTTTTAATCCGGTTTCAAATGTATATATAGAAGATTTAGAAAACATGTATAAAGAAGCCTCTCGAGTATTGAAAAAGGGTGGACTGTTAATGGTCGGATTTATGAATCCTTGGATATACATGTATGACGCTGACATTGTATGGGACAAACCCGATGAGGAATTACTTTTAAAGTTTTCAATACCTTTTAATTCAAAAGAGCTTGAAGAGGAAGGCAAAATAACCATAAATCCGGAATATGGATATGAATTTAGCCATACCTTAGAAACTCAGATTAGAGGACAACTTAAAAATGGTCTTGCTATGATAGATTTTTATGAATCATGTGATAAAAGACATAGATTATCACGTTATGGAAATGACTATATAGCTACACTCTGCATTAAACTATAA